Proteins encoded together in one Bactrocera neohumeralis isolate Rockhampton chromosome 4, APGP_CSIRO_Bneo_wtdbg2-racon-allhic-juicebox.fasta_v2, whole genome shotgun sequence window:
- the LOC126755380 gene encoding uncharacterized protein LOC126755380 codes for MSSLFNSFSKFSSKRENAIKEALINTLVENSREIQYEVQQRGCESLEVCESTSTLCTTLEAIFLHGLKDSLLWNTINVIAGDEERRPEPSFWAPLLIFMHKQVIEQVQTLSQITSEIGQCRAWIRLSLNESLFSAYLNNMRKGNSSLSPYYKKFALLKDSDGLEMAAKTMEGIEAIVQFNLPVNSSLLNYWPDYALQLSGLWTPPLKSCPISSGVDIADTLGVEDAEVAEAVVMLPTPRPISTNEAFSQKIENLPTLQSPNAAEIAAQRESVDLLLKAVDEMQMISEESTEEAANQSQTGDKNAQEDNDYALKGHNSKKKRKKSKELAEARIRDYITGESGYKTEPTTPTTPGNSLQNLMHTSWSGDESSVSELTTPTLERPLYRRASSNASTLSYNTLLGKHEREKLQIQIKNNALTVERTCVTHADGEVATEQEAENNGSDSNDSRLTLDFEVVPNSKLDRMNVSEIQEMLEQMYKLARQPGLDAQGFLCKSCQHPLGIGYTNFQVCGFSGNYFCDNCMDMEQLMIPAKIIYNWDFRKYAVSKRAAVFLTEFRNQPVIDLELLNPEIYNASDAMADLQSLRIRLNFLRAYLYTCEPKSIQLLQLQFYGREYLYEHIHLYSVSDLHLILRGTLYQQLQKAYKIGEAHVLKCPLCSVKGFICEICKSSRVLYPFHIETTYRCEICGAVFHAQCLNDQQPCPKCERRRKREELDLEEANFAGNAENLSASTTQITVNVEEVGEVQETQ; via the exons ATGAGTTCTTTGTTCAACAGTTTTAGCAAATTTTCTAGTAAACGCGAAAATGCTATTAAAGAAGCGCTTATAAATACGCTCGTAGAAAATTCACGTGAAATACAATATGAAGTGCAGCAGCGGGGCTGTG AGAGTTTGGAGGTATGCGAATCCACCAGCACGCTATGCACGACCCTAGAAGCAATTTTTCTGCATGGCCTTAAGGATTCATTACTTTGGAATACGATAAATGTGATAGCAGGAGATGAAGAACGACGGCCAGAGCCCAGTTTTTGGGCACCTTTATTGATATTTATGCACAAACAAGTTATCGAGCAG gTGCAAACGCTTTCACAAATCACTAGTGAAATTGGTCAGTGTCGCGCTTGGATACGCCTTTCACTTAACGAATCTCTTTTTTCCGCTTACCTAAATAACATGCGCAAAGGCAATTCATCGCTAAGTCCCTATTATAAAAAGTTTGCATTGCTCAAGGATAGTGATGGTCTGGAAATGGCTGCGAAGACCATGGAAGGCATCGAAGCAATTGTACAATTTAATCTGCCAGTGAATTCCAGTTTGCTCAACTATTGGCCCGATTATGCATTGCAATTGTCTGGGCTATGGACACCACCGTTGAAATCATGTCCG ATAAGTAGTGGCGTTGATATCGCCGACACACTTGGTGTTGAAGATGCTGAGGTAGCTGAAGCCGTTGTAATGTTGCCCACGCCACGTCCGATAAGCACGAATGAAGCTTTCTCGCAAAAGATTGAGAATTTACCCACTCTACAATCTCCAAACGCTGCAGAAATCGCCGCACAACGCGAAAGTGTCGACTTACTCTTAAAAGCAGTCGATGAAATGCAAATGATAAGCGAAGAGAGTACAGAAGAAGCCGCTAACCAAAGTCAAACAGGCGACAAAAATGCGCAAGAAGATAATGACTATGCATTAAAAGGCCACAACTCAAAGAAGAAACGCAAAAAGTCAAAGGAACTCGCGGAAGCGCGCATACGCGACTACATAACCGGTGAATCAGGCTATAAAACTGAACCAACAACGCCCACAACTCCTGGTAACTCGCTACAGAATTTAATGCACACATCGTGGTCGGGCGACGAATCTTCTGTGTCCGAATTGACCACACCTACCTTGGAGCGACCCTTATATAGACGTGCTTCAAGTAATGCCAGTACGCTCAGCTACAATACTTTGTTGGGCAAACATGAACGCGAGAAGCTACagatacaaataaaaaacaatgctTTGACTGTAGAGCGCACGTGTGTGACTCATGCGGATGGTGAGGTTGCAACGGAGCAGGAGGCTGAGAACAATGGCAGCGATTCAAATGATAGTCGC TTGACCTTGGACTTCGAGGTGGTGCCTAATTCTAAGCTAGATCGCATGAATGTGAGCGAAATACAAGAAATGCTGGAACAGATGTACAAGCTGGCGCGGCAACCCGGTTTGGATGCTCAAGGATTTCTCTGCAAATCATGCCAACACCCCTTGGGCATTGGTTACACGAACTTTCA AGTTTGCGGATTCAGTGGCAATTACTTTTGTGATAACTGCATGGATATGGAGCAGTTGATGATACCAGCAAAAATCATTTACAATTGGGACTTTCGAAAGTATGCGGTATCGAAGCGCGCTGCAGTTTTCTTAACCGAGTTCCGTAATCAGCCGGTTATTGATTTGGAA cTTTTGAACCCGGAAATTTATAACGCCTCCGATGCCATGGCCGACCTGCAATCTTTACGCATACGTTTGAATTTTCTACGCGCCTACCTATACACCTGTGAGCCGAAAAGTATACAACTACTGCAATTGCAATTCTATGGACGCGAATATCTCTACGagcacatacatttatattccGTTAGCGATTTGCATTTAATATTGCGTGGCACACTCTATCAACAGCTCCAAAAGGCATACAAAATCGGCGAGGCGCATGTATTGAAGTGTCCGTTGTGCAGCGTCAAAGGTTTCATTTGTGAAATTTGCAAGAGTTCACGTGTGCTGTATCCATTTCACATTGAAACAACATACAGG TGCGAAATTTGTGGCGCCGTCTTTCACGCACAATGTCTCAACGATCAACAGCCATGCCCGAAATGCGAACGCAGGCGTAAAAGAGAGGAGTTGGATTTAGAAGAAGCAAATTTTGCAGGAAATGCGGAGAATTTGTCTGCATCAACAACTCAAATCACTGTAAACGTAGAAGAAGTGGGTGAAGTGCAGGAAACGCAATAG